The proteins below come from a single Mangifera indica cultivar Alphonso chromosome 16, CATAS_Mindica_2.1, whole genome shotgun sequence genomic window:
- the LOC123199729 gene encoding periodic tryptophan protein 1 homolog, whose protein sequence is MIAAVSWVPKGASKAVPEEAQLPSKEEIEEMIKSGSLEEESEYGHSEDDDEDMGSEDVEQIDEVSQALAVADALGKSSKSKSSGTKLDDIADGLKELDMDRYDDEDEGVELFSKGIGDLYYPSNQMDPYLKDKDDEDSEDLEDLVINANDAVIVCARNEDDVSHLEVYVYEEANDGEVNLYVHHHVIIPAFPLCMAWLDCPLNGGEKGNFMAVGSMEPSIEIWDLDIIEEVQPCLSLGGINEDKKMKNKKNKKGKKSSIEYKEGSHTDSVLGLAWNKEFRNILASASADKTVKIWDVVEGKCTFTLEHHTDKVQAIAWNHYAPQVLLSGSFDHSVVMKDARISTHSGFKWTVTSDVESLAWDPHTEHSFVVSLEDGTVKGFDIRTTKSDQFSDSQPSFTLHAHDKAVCSISYNPLVPNLLATGSTDKMVKLWDLSNNKPSCVASRNPKAGAIFSISFSEDSPFFLAIGGSKGNLEVWDTLSDAAVSHRFSSYSKRGKV, encoded by the exons ATGATAGCGGCAGTATCATGGGTGCCGAAGGGGGCATCAAAGGCCGTGCCTGAAGAAGCTCAACTTCCTTCGAAGGAAGAAATTGAGGAGATGATAAAAAGCGGTTCTTTGGAAGAGGAAAg TGAATATGGTCAtagtgaagatgatgatgaagatatgGGTAGTGAGGATGTCGAGCAGATTGATGAAGTCTCACAAGCTTTAGCTGTAGCAGATGCACTTGGAAAAAGTTCCAAAAGCAAGAGTTCAGGAACCAAATTGGATGATATAGCTGATGGCTTGAAGGAACTTGACATGGACCGTTatgatgatgaggatgaag GAGTTGAGCTTTTCAGCAAGGGGATTGGAGACCTTTACTACCCAAGCAATCAAATGGATCCATATCTTAAGGATAAAGAT GATGAGGACTCTGAAGACCTTGAGGATCTGGTCATTAATGCAAATGATGCAGTTATAGTTTGTGCACGCAATGAGGATGACGTCAGTCATCTTGAG gtCTATGTATACGAGGAAGCAAATGATGGTGAAGTGAACTTGTATGTTCACCATCATGTCATCATTCCAGCATTTCCACTTTGCATGGCTTGGCTTGATTGCCCTCTTAACGGAGGAGAAAAAG GAAATTTTATGGCTGTTGGCTCTATGGAACCTTCCATTGAGATATGGGACCTTGACATT ATCGAAGAAGTACAACCATGTCTCAGTCTTGGTGGCATTAATGAGGataagaagatgaagaataagaagaataagaaaggaaaaaag TCATCCATTGAATACAAAGAAGGCAGTCATACTGATTCAGTATTAGGTCTTGCTTGGAACAAAGAGTTCAG GAATATCCTAGCTAGTGCGAGCGCTGACAAAACTGTTAAGATTTGGGATGTGGTTGAAGGAAAATGTACTTTTACCCTGGAGCATCATACAGATAAG GTTCAGGCTATTGCATGGAATCATTATGCACCCCAAGTTCTTCTTAGTGGATCTTTTGATCATTCAGTTGTCATG AAAGATGCAAGGATATCTACACATTCTGGTTTCAAGTGGACAGTTACATCTGATGTAGAAAGCTTGGCATGGGATCCACACACTGAGCATTCATTTGTG GTTAGCCTTGAAGATGGTACAGTGAAAGGTTTTGATATTCGGACCACCAAATCAGATCAGTTTTCAGACTCACAACCAAGCTTTACTCTGCATGCTCATGACAAGGCAGTTTGTAGCATCTCCTATAATCCATTAGTACCCAAT CTTCTTGCAACTGGATCTACAGATAAGATG GTAAAACTATGGGATTTGTCGAACAACAAACCGTCATGTGTTGCATCCAGGAATCCTAAAGCA GGAGctattttttccatttctttttcaGAGGATAGTCCATTTTTTCTGGCAATTGGAGGGTCCAAAGGAAATTTGGAG GTTTGGGATACTTTATCCGATGCTGCAGTGTCGCATAGATTTAGCAGTTACAGCAAGCGTGGCAAAGTTTGA